A portion of the Caldivirga sp. genome contains these proteins:
- the cas5a gene encoding type I-A CRISPR-associated protein Cas5a, translating into MSTAGGSYPLPPPSTLIGALYFAHAFRTGEYEEIKEVSGKSCSPVYGWIRDNIVLDATTIPIGKIAITNTLLRLFNWRREIKEEPYTVGYMGLSYINELIAIYAVNDEWFNELKKSAWGIVRLGKKEGLVSVLEVSEVNVESPERLIIHSYLPKSAARISSHNYDVLMFPDLRDDSTYCGGRPKIGEYVFAEEGIEVSDPSPSYKVVKYGNKYALLRWS; encoded by the coding sequence ATGAGCACGGCAGGCGGTTCGTACCCACTTCCACCACCATCAACATTAATCGGTGCATTATACTTCGCACATGCATTTAGAACCGGCGAGTATGAGGAGATCAAGGAAGTTAGCGGTAAATCATGTTCTCCGGTTTATGGATGGATTAGGGACAACATAGTTCTTGATGCAACCACGATCCCTATTGGAAAGATTGCAATCACTAATACATTATTAAGGTTATTTAATTGGAGAAGAGAAATTAAAGAGGAGCCATATACGGTGGGTTACATGGGTTTATCATACATTAATGAACTCATTGCCATATATGCGGTAAATGATGAGTGGTTTAACGAGTTAAAGAAAAGTGCGTGGGGTATAGTCAGACTTGGGAAGAAGGAGGGGCTGGTAAGCGTCTTAGAGGTTAGTGAAGTTAATGTGGAGAGTCCTGAACGATTAATAATTCACAGCTACCTCCCAAAGAGTGCAGCGAGAATAAGCAGCCATAACTACGACGTTTTAATGTTCCCTGACCTACGCGACGATAGTACGTACTGCGGTGGGAGGCCGAAGATAGGCGAATACGTATTTGCCGAGGAAGGAATCGAGGTATCAGACCCCAGCCCGAGTTATAAGGTAGTTAAGTACGGCAATAAGTACGCCCTACTAAGGTGGTCTTAA